The Ipomoea triloba cultivar NCNSP0323 chromosome 13, ASM357664v1 genomic interval TGTTTCGATCTCTTATGCGAGTAGCATCCCTCCAGATTGTACCATAGTCTTCCCTAGTCAGCCAAGCTGCCTCAAACCTCTTGGGTCGCACATTTTGGTTCGAAGGGATACCTGCCACATCCATAAAAAGGACTGGATTGTGATCCGAGCATAATCTAGGAAGAACAACAGTTTTACCCTCCGGAAAGGCCAATTGGGCAGCGGTGTTCCAAAGAGTTCTATCTAATCTACGCATCTGAGTGATCCTGTTTCCCACAGACCTACACCACGTAAATTTGGGTCCCGAGTGACCCAGGTCGACAAGACCACAGCTACTATAAGCATCCACAAATCTTTGTAAGCTAGCATTGCAAGTGGCTTCGCTACCCCATTGCTCGTCTTCCGAGGCAATATCATTAAGGTCCCCAATGACTATCCAGGGGCCCTGAATGTTAGTTCCCAACAACTTACAATTTTCCCAAAATCTTTGTTTTGCCATCGGATTTGGCTTAACGTAAGCAAAAGTCATAAAGATATCCACTAACCCTTGCTTGATTCTCGTATGAATGGACTGCGAAGAGTGGACAATCACCTCCAGGTTGATGTGCCCGTGTTTCCAAAATAAAAGTAATCCTCCTGCAAAACCCATCGGCTCAACGAGAAAACGGTTAGTGAAACCAAGACGATTAACTAAGTTAATCATACCCTGTATTTTAGGAGAGTGAATCTCCAAGAGACAGAGGGCATCGGGTTTGGGCGTGTTAAGCAGTTCTTTCACGTGCTTTTTAACCCGTCCATTGACGATGCCTCTACAATTCCATGAAAGGATCTTCATTGATCACCCCGGACCGTCGGGGAGGTTTGACGACCGCCCTCTCCAGACGTGGAAACATTGTTATTCTCAAAAACTTGAGAGTCATGGTTAATGTTACATTTGCTGTTAGGGACCTGCGGTACACTGCCAAATGTAAACACCCCTGCCTGCAGATTGTTATTCAGCTAGGCACTACTCATATGATGACCCGAAACTGGCTCGCGCCCCACGCGTCCTCCGCCTCGGACCGAACCACGCCCCTGTGGATTTGGGGCTCCTTTTTTCGTATTTTGTTGCCGCGCATTGGCGATTGTCTCCTTCGGTGGTCTTGAGGTTTTGGACGTATTCTGACTTGTTCTCGGATTATCGACTCCGCGAGTAACCTGCGAGGACACGGGGATAGAGTTAGTTCTCGCATTTACGTTCGCGGGAATCTTACCTTTCTCTTTGGTGTTATTCCGTTTTCCATTTTCTGGACCAGTGCCCCCTGCCAGTGCTTCGTATCGATTGGCGTTGCTACGTGGTTTTGAGGCGTGTTTTTTGGTTTGTTGGCGATCCATGGTTTATCCACTAGGCTTCTTCTTCCTCGTGACCAACATCCATGAACCATAGGGACGCCTTTCACGATTCACTTCCACTTCCTGGTCAGCAACGTTCATCCCTTCCGCCTGGGACATAGGAT includes:
- the LOC116001112 gene encoding uncharacterized protein LOC116001112; protein product: MKILSWNCRGIVNGRVKKHVKELLNTPKPDALCLLEIHSPKIQGMINLVNRLGFTNRFLVEPMGFAGGLLLFWKHGHINLEVIVHSSQSIHTRIKQGLVDIFMTFAYVKPNPMAKQRFWENCKLLGTNIQGPWIVIGDLNDIASEDEQWGSEATCNASLQRFVDAYSSCGLVDLGHSGPKFTWCRSVGNRITQMRRLDRTLWNTAAQLAFPEGKTVVLPRLCSDHNPVLFMDVAGIPSNQNVRPKRFEAAWLTREDYGTIWRDATRIRDRNMADIISDITEQSFLWNRNVFGNIFNRKRHLEARILGIQQELDYTSSARLQALERTLTKDLNDVLYQEEVPIEEVKKAVFGMKKYGSPGPDGIQAIFYQHFWGEIGPALTTMVNQALETGTVHKSLAQACMTLIPKKDTPETAADFRPITLLNVAFKVISKVLVNRMRPIMCTLIGPHQNSFLPSQSTQDNVILTQEIIHTMHKHKGKKGLMAVKIDLQKAYDSVDWDFLQETLECFGFPRKVIDLIMFTFKESEISII